A part of Chanodichthys erythropterus isolate Z2021 chromosome 4, ASM2448905v1, whole genome shotgun sequence genomic DNA contains:
- the LOC137019268 gene encoding uncharacterized protein — MFTGVQEAAIVNLVLENNEIRLREIQSHIIQDNTLFNNIQRVSLSTLARILKRNQIRMKQLYKVPFERNSQRNKEFRRAYVDGVVEMDAHAIPHEFIFIDEAGFNLAKTRRRGRNLIGHRAIIDVPGQRGGNITMCAAISNMHGVLHRHAKLGPYNTAHILTFLDRLHNILIPSERMNDADHQRNRYVVVWDNVSFHRAAPVQNWFADHPTFLVQYLPPYSPFLNPIEEFFSAWRWKVYDRQPFVRMPLVQAMEEACDEIDVGAIQGWIRHSRRFFPRCLAREDIACDVDEALWPDPAVRQDSA; from the exons atgttcaccggggtacaggaagctgccattgtaaacttggttttggaaaataatgaaatcagattacgagaaattcaaagccacatcatccaagacaacaccttattcaacaacattcaacgagttagtctgtccacattggctcgcattctcaagcgaaaccaaatcagaatgaaacaactttataaggtgccgtttgagagaaactctcaaagaaacaaagagttcagacgagcatatgtggat ggagtagtggaaatggatgctcatgcaatcccacatgagttcatctttatagatgaggctgggttcaacctagcaaagaccagaagaagagggagaaacctcattggccacagagccattatagatgttcctggccaacgtggtgggaacatcacaatgtgcgctgccatctccaatatgcatggtgtcctccaccgtcatgccaaacttggaccatacaacacagcccatattctcacatttctggacagacttcacaacattctcataccatcagagcgtatgaatgatgcagaccatcaaagaaaccggtacgttgtagtatgggacaacgtgagctttcatcgtgcagccccagtccaaaactggtttgctgaccacccaacatttctcgtgcaatacctcccaccatactcaccatttctgaaccccatagaagaattcttttcggcatggcggtggaaggtatacgaccggcagccctttgtgcgcatgcctcttgtgcaggccatggaagaggcatgtgatgagattgatgtgggtgcaattcagggatggataaggcactcaaggcgcttcttccctcgatgtctggcaagggaagatattgcctgtgatgttgacgaggcgttgtggccagacccggctgtgcggcaagattctgcctaa